One Panicum virgatum strain AP13 chromosome 9K, P.virgatum_v5, whole genome shotgun sequence genomic region harbors:
- the LOC120651323 gene encoding alcohol dehydrogenase-like 3 isoform X5: MASNGNGSLANGASTRGKPIKCKAAVAWGPSEPLTMEEVEVAPPGRLENELQSKFPRILGHEAAGVVESVGEGVEDLAAGDHVVPIFNGECGACAYCESDKTNLCGTYRVNPFKSTMASDGGTRFSVVDGTGERRPVYHFLNTSTFAEYTVLDAACAVKVHPKAPLDKMCLLSCGISTGVGAAWNTANINTGSTVAVFGLGAVGLAVAEGARLRGAARIIGIDINSEKFTKGKEMGVTDFIDSKACDKPVHEVIREMTDGGVDCSFECTGINDVLREAFLSTHDGWGLTVILGIHATPKMMPLHPMELFDGRRITGCVFGDFKGKSQLPDLVDKFMNGVHRTHYIFCCKIAFLLSSFYHLFFTFFCLSSLRGTMIFFHL, from the exons ATGGCGTCCAACGGCAACGGCAGCTTGGCGAACGGCGCTTCCACCAGGGGAAAGCCCATCAAATGCAAAG CTGCGGTGGCATGGGGCCCCAGTGAGCCGCTGacgatggaggaggtggaggtggcgccGCCGGGGCGCCTGGAG AACGAGCTGCAGAGCAAGTTTCCCCGGATCCTCGGCCATGAGGCAGCCGG AGTGGTGGAGAGCGTGGGCGAGGGAGTGGaggatctcgccgccggcgaccatgTGGTCCCCATCTTCAACGGCGAGTGCGGGGCGTGCGCCTACTGCGAGTCCGACAAGACAAACCTGTGCGGGACCTACCGCGTCAACCCTTTCAAGAGCACCATGGCCTCCGACGGCGGCACGAGGTTCTCCGTCGTGGACGGGACCGGCGAGCGCCGGCCGGTGTACCACTTCCTCAACACCTCCACCTTCGCCGAGTACACCGTGCTGGACGCGGCCTGCGCCGTCAAGGTCCACCCGAAGGCCCCGCTGGACAAGATGTGCCTGCTCAGCTGCGGCATCTCCACAG GTGTAGGGGCTGCATGGAACACTGCAAACATTAACACGGGGTCCACCGTTGCCGTATTCGGGCTTGGAGCTGTTGGTCTCGCG GTTGCTGAGGGTGCCAGACTACGTGGGGCGGCTCGGATAATCGGTATTGACATAAACTCCGAAAAGTTCACCAAAG GGAAAGAGATGGGCGTCACTGATTTCATCGACTCCAAGGCCTGTGACAAGCCAGTCCATGAG GTGATCAGGGAGATGACGGATGGGGGTGTCGATTGCAGCTTCGAGTGTACCGGGATCAACGATGTGCTGCGAGAGGCCTTCCTGTCCACGCATGAC GGTTGGGGCCTGACGGTGATACTAGGGATCCATGCGACACCCAAGATGATGCCGTTGCACCCAATGGAACTCTTTGACGGCCGTCGAATCACCGGCTGCGTCTTCGGCGACTTCAAGGGAAAGTCCCAGCTGCCGGACCTTGTCGACAAGTTCATGAATGGGGTACACCGTACACACTACATCTTCTGCTGTAAAATTGCGTTTCTACTTTCTAGTTTCTACCATCTCTTTTTTACCTTTTTTTGTTTATCTTCCCTCAGAGGAACAATGATATTTTTTCATTTGTGA
- the LOC120651323 gene encoding alcohol dehydrogenase-like 4 isoform X2 — MASNGNGSLANGASTRGKPIKCKAAVAWGPSEPLTMEEVEVAPPGRLEVRVKLLFTSICHTDLSFLKGENELQSKFPRILGHEAAGVVESVGEGVEDLAAGDHVVPIFNGECGACAYCESDKTNLCGTYRVNPFKSTMASDGGTRFSVVDGTGERRPVYHFLNTSTFAEYTVLDAACAVKVHPKAPLDKMCLLSCGISTGVGAAWNTANINTGSTVAVFGLGAVGLAVAEGARLRGAARIIGIDINSEKFTKGKEMGVTDFIDSKACDKPVHEVIREMTDGGVDCSFECTGINDVLREAFLSTHDGWGLTVILGIHATPKMMPLHPMELFDGRRITGCVFGDFKGKSQLPDLVDKFMNGVHRTHYIFCCKIAFLLSSFYHLFFTFFCLSSLRGTMIFFHL, encoded by the exons ATGGCGTCCAACGGCAACGGCAGCTTGGCGAACGGCGCTTCCACCAGGGGAAAGCCCATCAAATGCAAAG CTGCGGTGGCATGGGGCCCCAGTGAGCCGCTGacgatggaggaggtggaggtggcgccGCCGGGGCGCCTGGAGGTGCGTGTCAAGCTGCTCTTCACCTCCATCTGCCACACCGACCTCAGCTTCTTGAAAGGAGAG AACGAGCTGCAGAGCAAGTTTCCCCGGATCCTCGGCCATGAGGCAGCCGG AGTGGTGGAGAGCGTGGGCGAGGGAGTGGaggatctcgccgccggcgaccatgTGGTCCCCATCTTCAACGGCGAGTGCGGGGCGTGCGCCTACTGCGAGTCCGACAAGACAAACCTGTGCGGGACCTACCGCGTCAACCCTTTCAAGAGCACCATGGCCTCCGACGGCGGCACGAGGTTCTCCGTCGTGGACGGGACCGGCGAGCGCCGGCCGGTGTACCACTTCCTCAACACCTCCACCTTCGCCGAGTACACCGTGCTGGACGCGGCCTGCGCCGTCAAGGTCCACCCGAAGGCCCCGCTGGACAAGATGTGCCTGCTCAGCTGCGGCATCTCCACAG GTGTAGGGGCTGCATGGAACACTGCAAACATTAACACGGGGTCCACCGTTGCCGTATTCGGGCTTGGAGCTGTTGGTCTCGCG GTTGCTGAGGGTGCCAGACTACGTGGGGCGGCTCGGATAATCGGTATTGACATAAACTCCGAAAAGTTCACCAAAG GGAAAGAGATGGGCGTCACTGATTTCATCGACTCCAAGGCCTGTGACAAGCCAGTCCATGAG GTGATCAGGGAGATGACGGATGGGGGTGTCGATTGCAGCTTCGAGTGTACCGGGATCAACGATGTGCTGCGAGAGGCCTTCCTGTCCACGCATGAC GGTTGGGGCCTGACGGTGATACTAGGGATCCATGCGACACCCAAGATGATGCCGTTGCACCCAATGGAACTCTTTGACGGCCGTCGAATCACCGGCTGCGTCTTCGGCGACTTCAAGGGAAAGTCCCAGCTGCCGGACCTTGTCGACAAGTTCATGAATGGGGTACACCGTACACACTACATCTTCTGCTGTAAAATTGCGTTTCTACTTTCTAGTTTCTACCATCTCTTTTTTACCTTTTTTTGTTTATCTTCCCTCAGAGGAACAATGATATTTTTTCATTTGTGA
- the LOC120651323 gene encoding alcohol dehydrogenase-like 4 isoform X3: MASNGNGSLANGASTRGKPIKCKAAVAWGPSEPLTMEEVEVAPPGRLEVRVKLLFTSICHTDLSFLKGENELQSKFPRILGHEAAGVVESVGEGVEDLAAGDHVVPIFNGECGACAYCESDKTNLCGTYRVNPFKSTMASDGGTRFSVVDGTGERRPVYHFLNTSTFAEYTVLDAACAVKVHPKAPLDKMCLLSCGISTGVGAAWNTANINTGSTVAVFGLGAVGLAVAEGARLRGAARIIGIDINSEKFTKGKEMGVTDFIDSKACDKPVHEVIREMTDGGVDCSFECTGINDVLREAFLSTHDGWGLTVILGIHATPKMMPLHPMELFDGRRITGCVFGDFKGKSQLPDLVDKFMNGRLNLNFDGFITHNMSFSDINKAFQLLEEGKSLRSVLHF, from the exons ATGGCGTCCAACGGCAACGGCAGCTTGGCGAACGGCGCTTCCACCAGGGGAAAGCCCATCAAATGCAAAG CTGCGGTGGCATGGGGCCCCAGTGAGCCGCTGacgatggaggaggtggaggtggcgccGCCGGGGCGCCTGGAGGTGCGTGTCAAGCTGCTCTTCACCTCCATCTGCCACACCGACCTCAGCTTCTTGAAAGGAGAG AACGAGCTGCAGAGCAAGTTTCCCCGGATCCTCGGCCATGAGGCAGCCGG AGTGGTGGAGAGCGTGGGCGAGGGAGTGGaggatctcgccgccggcgaccatgTGGTCCCCATCTTCAACGGCGAGTGCGGGGCGTGCGCCTACTGCGAGTCCGACAAGACAAACCTGTGCGGGACCTACCGCGTCAACCCTTTCAAGAGCACCATGGCCTCCGACGGCGGCACGAGGTTCTCCGTCGTGGACGGGACCGGCGAGCGCCGGCCGGTGTACCACTTCCTCAACACCTCCACCTTCGCCGAGTACACCGTGCTGGACGCGGCCTGCGCCGTCAAGGTCCACCCGAAGGCCCCGCTGGACAAGATGTGCCTGCTCAGCTGCGGCATCTCCACAG GTGTAGGGGCTGCATGGAACACTGCAAACATTAACACGGGGTCCACCGTTGCCGTATTCGGGCTTGGAGCTGTTGGTCTCGCG GTTGCTGAGGGTGCCAGACTACGTGGGGCGGCTCGGATAATCGGTATTGACATAAACTCCGAAAAGTTCACCAAAG GGAAAGAGATGGGCGTCACTGATTTCATCGACTCCAAGGCCTGTGACAAGCCAGTCCATGAG GTGATCAGGGAGATGACGGATGGGGGTGTCGATTGCAGCTTCGAGTGTACCGGGATCAACGATGTGCTGCGAGAGGCCTTCCTGTCCACGCATGAC GGTTGGGGCCTGACGGTGATACTAGGGATCCATGCGACACCCAAGATGATGCCGTTGCACCCAATGGAACTCTTTGACGGCCGTCGAATCACCGGCTGCGTCTTCGGCGACTTCAAGGGAAAGTCCCAGCTGCCGGACCTTGTCGACAAGTTCATGAATGGG AGGCTGAACTTAAACTTTGATGGGTTCATAACACACAACATGTCTTTCTCGGACATCAACAAAGCCTTCCAGCTTCTGGAGGAAGGCAAGTCCCTTAGGAGCGTGCTCCATTTCTGA